A genome region from Pseudomonas helmanticensis includes the following:
- a CDS encoding OsmC domain/YcaO domain-containing protein — MEIKVNFLDNLRLEAKFDDFTVIADQPIRYKGDGSAPGPFDYFLASSALCAAYFVKLYCDTRNIPTENIRLSQNNIVDPENRYNQIFKIQVELPADISDKDRQGILRSIDRCTVKKVVQTGPEFIIEEVDNLDADAQALLMPASGSDAGTYIAGKDLPLEQTIANMSGILADLGMKIEIASWRNIVPNVWSLHIRDAHSPMCFTNGKGATKEGALASALGEFIERLNCNFFYNDQFWGEEIANAEFVHYPDEQWFKPGPKDELPTEILDEYTLKIYNRDGELRGSNLFDTNSGNTQRGICSLPFVRQSDNEVVYFPSNLIENLYLSNGMSAGNTLAEAQVQCLSEIFERAVKREILEGEMALPDVPQAVLEKYPSILAGIKGLEEQGFPVLVKDASLGGEFPVMCVTLMNPRTGGVFASFGAHPSLEVALERSLTELLQGRSFEGLNDLPQPTFSGQAVTEPNNFVEHFIDSSGVVSWRFFSDKADFEFVEWDFSGEGENSNAEEAATLFGILEDMGKEVYMAVYEHIGAKACRILVPDYSEIYPVEDLIWDNTNKALQFRADILNLHTLSKVGLRNLAQGLENSEQDDYTEITTLIGIEFDDNTPWGKLTILELRLLICLALQKYEQAKDLVEAFLQYNDNTVERGLFYQAVNVVLEMELDEDLQLEDYEANFRRMFGNERMDAAIGSVNGSVRFYGLTPTSLKLEGLDRHLRLIESYKKLHTARAGFTAR, encoded by the coding sequence ATGGAAATCAAGGTCAACTTTCTCGACAACCTTCGACTTGAAGCCAAGTTCGACGACTTCACGGTGATCGCCGATCAGCCCATTCGCTACAAGGGTGATGGCTCGGCACCGGGGCCGTTCGACTACTTCCTCGCGTCGTCGGCCTTGTGCGCGGCTTACTTTGTGAAGTTGTACTGCGACACCCGCAACATCCCCACGGAAAACATTCGCCTGTCGCAGAACAACATCGTCGACCCGGAAAACCGCTACAACCAGATCTTCAAGATCCAGGTCGAGTTGCCGGCCGACATTTCCGACAAGGATCGCCAAGGCATCCTTCGCTCGATCGACCGCTGCACGGTGAAGAAGGTCGTGCAGACCGGCCCGGAATTCATCATCGAAGAAGTCGACAACCTCGACGCCGATGCGCAGGCTTTGTTGATGCCGGCCTCCGGCTCCGATGCGGGCACTTATATTGCCGGCAAGGACCTGCCGCTAGAGCAGACCATCGCCAACATGTCGGGGATTCTCGCCGACCTGGGCATGAAGATTGAAATCGCCTCGTGGCGCAACATCGTACCCAACGTCTGGTCGCTGCACATTCGCGACGCGCATTCGCCGATGTGTTTCACCAACGGCAAGGGCGCGACCAAAGAGGGCGCACTGGCCTCGGCACTGGGCGAATTCATCGAGCGCCTGAACTGCAACTTCTTCTACAACGACCAGTTCTGGGGCGAAGAGATCGCCAACGCCGAGTTCGTCCATTACCCGGACGAACAATGGTTCAAGCCTGGCCCGAAAGACGAGTTGCCGACTGAAATTCTCGACGAGTACACACTGAAGATTTACAACCGCGACGGCGAGCTGCGCGGCTCGAACCTGTTCGACACCAACTCCGGCAACACTCAGCGCGGCATCTGCTCGCTGCCGTTTGTGCGCCAGTCGGACAATGAAGTGGTGTACTTCCCGTCCAACCTCATCGAAAACCTCTACCTGAGCAACGGCATGAGCGCCGGCAATACCTTGGCCGAAGCGCAGGTGCAGTGCCTGTCGGAAATCTTCGAACGCGCGGTCAAACGCGAAATCCTCGAAGGCGAAATGGCCTTGCCGGATGTGCCGCAAGCAGTGCTGGAGAAATACCCGAGCATCCTCGCCGGCATCAAAGGCCTGGAAGAGCAGGGCTTCCCGGTGCTGGTCAAGGACGCGTCGCTGGGCGGCGAATTCCCGGTAATGTGCGTGACCCTGATGAACCCGCGCACCGGCGGCGTGTTCGCCTCGTTCGGCGCGCACCCGAGCCTGGAAGTGGCGCTGGAACGCAGCCTCACCGAATTGCTTCAGGGCCGCAGTTTCGAAGGCCTCAACGACTTGCCGCAGCCGACCTTCTCCGGTCAGGCCGTCACCGAGCCGAACAACTTTGTCGAGCACTTCATCGACTCCAGCGGTGTGGTGTCGTGGCGTTTCTTCAGCGACAAGGCGGATTTCGAATTCGTCGAGTGGGACTTCTCAGGCGAGGGCGAAAACTCCAACGCCGAAGAGGCCGCGACCCTGTTTGGCATCCTTGAAGACATGGGCAAGGAAGTCTACATGGCGGTCTACGAGCACATCGGTGCCAAGGCCTGCCGGATTCTGGTGCCGGACTACTCGGAGATCTACCCGGTCGAAGACCTGATCTGGGACAACACCAACAAAGCCCTGCAATTTCGTGCCGACATCCTCAATCTGCACACCCTGAGCAAGGTCGGCCTGCGCAACCTCGCCCAAGGCCTGGAAAACAGCGAGCAGGACGACTACACCGAAATCACCACGCTGATCGGCATCGAGTTCGACGACAACACGCCGTGGGGCAAGCTGACCATTCTCGAACTGCGCCTGCTGATCTGTCTGGCCCTGCAAAAGTACGAGCAGGCCAAGGATCTGGTCGAAGCCTTCCTGCAATACAACGACAACACCGTCGAGCGCGGCTTGTTCTATCAAGCGGTCAACGTGGTGCTGGAGATGGAGCTGGACGAGGATCTGCAGCTGGAAGACTACGAAGCCAACTTCCGCCGCATGTTCGGCAACGAGCGCATGGACGCGGCGATTGGCTCGGTGAACGGCAGCGTACGCTTCTACGGCCTGACGCCGACCAGCCTGAAGCTGGAAGGTCTGGACCGGCATCTGCGCCTGATCGAGAGCTACAAGAAGCTGCACACGGCGCGGGCCGGTTTTACCGCCCGATAA